A section of the Humulus lupulus chromosome 2, drHumLupu1.1, whole genome shotgun sequence genome encodes:
- the LOC133820041 gene encoding GRAS family protein RAM1-like, whose protein sequence is MNSICGRMRSSKRESSCTKVSPTSPNNDQTPSISSETNKNYTTMKTITSQFSDIEQQTSLLTPPSLDFPALKFEELDNVNDVDQAQSPDNTMWDSILFTDNLIDSPDFMIMSPVRNMPSPLASSSYNNNYNYISMQQGQSLSGCSPPRYSSSPLGNFSSSSSSQKGKGLSPLHKVVSSVNNQYIQQQQQQPDVSLALPAIEELLEDFINQNNSTTTLTRMSDIIYGISSSSLSNCHDIPNSSSVSNSLSFCGSACDEAEAAASSGVGITTTCHHRRMTTTTNQGTGSSNNMSSAYSDQMLTNSTTVPFSAPLSQQLQLERQQEKNHILHHNMHHTNNLMLQPPLMEQEQDSGLQLVHLLLACAEAVAKEEYMLARRFLHTLNSVVTPLGDSMQRVAACFTEALSARLAATLTTPSIASSSNSKAFSSFPPNSIEVLKIYQIVYQACPYIKFAHFTANQAIFEAFETEARVHVIDLDILQGYQWPAFMQALSARSGGSPFLRITGVGSSLDSVRETGRCLTELAHSLQVPFEFHAVGEQLEDLKPHMFQRRVGEALAVNSVNRLHRVPGNFLGNLLAMIRDQAPNIVTLVEQEASHNGPYFLGRFLEALHYYSAIFDSLDATFPAESAQRAKVEQYIFAPEIRNIVAFEGPERIERHERLDKWRKLMEGKGFKGVPLSANAVTQSKILLGLYSCEGYRLTEDNGCLLLGWMDRPLIAASAWRC, encoded by the exons ATGAACTCCATTTGTGGAAGAATGAGATCTTCGAAGAGAGAAAGCTCATGCACCAAAGTGTCACCAACATCACCAAACAATGACCAAACACCATCAATTTCATCAGAAACTAATAAGAATTACACAACTATGAAAACCATTACATCTCAATTTTCTGACATAGAACAGCAAACCAGCTTATTAACCCCACCAAGTCTCGACTTCCCAGCTCTCAAATTCGAGGAGTTGGATAACGTGAACGATGTAGATCAAGCTCAGTCTCCGGACAACACAATGTGGGATTCGATACTCTTCACGGACAACCTCATCGATTCGCCGGACTTTATGATCATGTCACCGGTCAGAAACATGCCGTCGCCGCTGGCCTCTTCTTCTTACAATAACAATTATAACTATATTTCGATGCAGCAGGGGCAAAGCCTCTCTGGTTGCTCGCCACCGCGCTATTCTTCGTCTCCTCTCGGAAATttcagtagcagcagcagcagccagAAAG GTAAAGGACTTAGTCCACTCCATAAGGTGGTGAGCTCAGTGAACAACCAATATAttcagcagcagcaacagcagccaGATGTTAGCCTTGCTCTTCCGGCCATTGAAGAGCTTTTGGAGGATTTCATTAACCAAAACAATTCGACAACAACGTTAACAAGGATGTCGGATATCATATATGGAATATCGTCCTCGTCGCTCTCTAACTGTCATGACATACCGAATAGTAGTTCTGTTTCGAATTCTCTAAGCTTTTGTGGTTCGGCGTGTGATGAGGCTGAGGCTGCAGCTTCGTCGGGTGTCGGTATCACTACTACCTGTCATCATCGTCGAATGACGACGACCACGAACCAAGGCACGGGTAGTTCTAACAACATGAGTAGTGCCTATAGTGATCAAATGTTGACTAATTCTACTACTGTTCCGTTCTCGGCACCGTTATCGCAGCAGTTGCAGCTAGAACGACAGCAAGAGAAGAATCATATTCTTCATCACAACATGCACCATACTAATAATCTCATGCTGCAGCCTCCTCTTATGGAACAG GAACAAGACAGTGGGCTTCAACTGGTGCACCTTCTTCTAGCTTGTGCTGAAGCAGTGGCTAAAGAGGAGTACATGTTGGCTAGGAGGTTTCTCCACACCCTCAACAGCGTGGTCACACCTCTCGGAGACTCCATGCAACGTGTCGCTGCTTGCTTCACCGAAGCCTTGTCAGCCCGGCTAGCCGCAACTCTCACCACACCCTCAATAGCCTCCAGCTCTAACTCAAAAGCCTTCTCTTCTTTTCCACCAAACTCCATCGAAGTCCTAAAGATATACCAGATAGTCTACCAAGCTTGTCCTTACATAAAATTCGCTCACTTCACCGCCAACCAAGCCATCTTCGAGGCCTTTGAGACCGAAGCACGCGTCCATGTCATCGACCTCGACATCCTCCAAGGATATCAATGGCCAGCTTTCATGCAAGCCTTGTCTGCTCGATCCGGAGGCTCCCCATTTCTCCGAATAACCGGAGTTGGATCCTCCTTGGACTCGGTTCGCGAAACTGGTCGCTGCTTGACCGAGCTAGCTCACTCTCTCCAAGTCCCTTTCGAGTTCCACGCCGTGGGAGAGCAACTCGAAGATCTCAAACCCCACATGTTCCAGCGCCGGGTTGGCGAGGCCTTGGCGGTCAACTCGGTCAACCGGCTCCACCGTGTCCCGGGCAATTTCCTTGGAAACTTACTAGCCATGATCAGAGACCAAGCGCCAAACATAGTGACTTTAGTGGAGCAAGAAGCGAGCCACAACGGGCCTTACTTTCTCGGCAGGTTCCTCGAGGCGTTGCACTACTACTCGGCGATATTCGACTCGTTGGACGCAACGTTCCCGGCGGAGTCTGCGCAGAGAGCTAAGGTTGAGCAGTACATCTTCGCACCGGAGATTCGGAACATCGTGGCGTTCGAGGGTCCGGAGAGGATTGAAAGGCACGAGAGGTTGGACAAGTGGCGGAAACTGATGGAAGGGAAGGGTTTCAAAGGGGTGCCACTCAGTGCCAACGCCGTGACTCAGTCGAAAATACTTCTCGGACTCTACTCTTGCGAAGGTTATAGGTTGACGGAGGATAATGGTTGCTTGCTCTTAGGGTGGATGGATAGGCCTCTCATTGCTGCTTCTGCATGGCGATGCTGA
- the LOC133815791 gene encoding major pollen allergen Lig v 1-like — translation MKSLLLLFVVSSFILIKSFLLEARQVKTSSHIVVMGFVYCDTCHNNTFSKHSYFLPGAEVKVDCIFKAIAPRTAEQISFSVNRTTNKHGLYRLEIPSVEGIKCAAEESAIVNSCQASLMWSSSSSCDVPGYKVTSDQITVKSKGANVCIYSLNALNFRPSKKEPKCGNSK, via the exons ATGAAGTCACTACTACTTCTCTTTGTTGTTTCTTCCTTTATTTTGATAAAGTCTTTTCTTTTGGAGGCTAGGCAAGTTAAAACCAGCTCTCACATTGTGGTAATGGGTTTTGTTTATTGTGACACTTGCCATAACAACACCTTCTCCAAACACAGTTACTTTTTACCAG GTGCAGAAGTTAAAGTAGATTGCATTTTCAAAGCAATCGCACCAAGAACAGCAGAACAGATATCATTCTCAGTGAACAGAACCACAAACAAGCATGGGCTTTACAGGTTGGAAATACCATCTGTTGAGGGTATCAAATGTGCTGCTGAAGAATCAGCAATAGTGAATTCATGCCAGGCAAGCCTAATGTGgagttcttcttcttcatgcgaTGTTCCTGGTTATAAAGTCACTTCAGATCAAATAACAGTCAAATCTAAAGGAGCCAATGTCTGCATCTATAGCCTAAATGCTTTGAACTTCAGACCATCAAAGAAAGAGCCTAAATGTGGGAATTCAAAATAA